The proteins below come from a single Rosa rugosa chromosome 2, drRosRugo1.1, whole genome shotgun sequence genomic window:
- the LOC133731849 gene encoding scarecrow-like protein 3: MTSPSLGSPYPWQRELKSEERGLCLIHLLLTCANYVAAGNLENANIALEQISLLASSDGDTMQRIAAYFTEALADRILKAWPGLYKALYSTRISSVSEEFLVRKVFFEMLPFLKVAYVLTNQAIIEAMEEEKMVHIIDLNSSEPAQWIALLHVLSARPEGPPHLRITGVHQQKEVLDQMAHSLTEEAEKLDTPFQFYPVVSKLETLDFEKLHVKTGEALAISSVLQFHSLLSSDDDFHRKKFSLESKNPNRVHSPGVLQMGQGRLGELLEKDMGKGYSPSPDSTSSSPLSPVGSVKMDSFLNAFWGLTPKLMVVTEQDSNHNGSTLMERLFEALYSYAALFDCLESTMSRNSLERMKVEKMLFGEEIKNIIACEGSERKERHEKLEKWIQRLDLAGFGNVPLSYYGMLQARKLLQGYGCDGYRIREENGCVLMSWQDRPLFSVSAWGCRK, encoded by the coding sequence ATGACGTCACCTAGTTTAGGATCACCATACCCTTGGCAAAGAGAACTCAAATCCGAGGAGCGGGGTCTGTGTTTGATCCACTTGTTGCTCACTTGTGCAAATTATGTTGCTGCGGGAAACCTCGAAAATGCAAATATTGCCCTTGAGCAAATCTCCCTGCTTGCCTCTTCGGATGGTGATACCATGCAGCGGATTGCAGCCTACTTCACCGAGGCTCTTGCTGACCGAATCCTCAAAGCTTGGCCTGGTCTTTATAAGGCCCTATATTCCACTAGAATATCTTCAGTGTCTGAAGAATTTCTAGTTCGGAAAGTGTTCTTTGAGATGCTTCCATTCCTAAAGGTGGCTTATGTGCTCACAAACCAAGCTATTATTGAAGCcatggaagaagaaaagatggTCCATATAATTGACCTTAATTCATCTGAACCTGCACAGTGGATAGCTCTTCTTCATGTTTTAAGTGCAAGGCCTGAGGGTCCACCTCATTTGAGAATTACTGGTGTCCATCAACAAAAAGAAGTACTAGATCAAATGGCTCATAGCTTGACTGAGGAAGCAGAAAAATTGGATACTCCATTTCAGTTCTATCCCGTAGTCAGCAAGTTGGAAACACTTGATTTTGAAAAGCTCCATGTTAAAACCGGTGAGGCTCTAGCTATCAGCTCAGTTCTCCAATTTCACTCCCTCTTGTCATCTGATGATGATTTCCATagaaagaaattctcattgGAATCAAAGAATCCAAATAGAGTTCACTCACCTGGAGTGTTACAGATGGGCCAAGGCAGATTGGGTGAGTTGCTAGAGAAAGATATGGGCAAGGGATATAGCCCCAGTCCTGACTCGACCTCGTCATCCCCACTATCCCCAGTTGGTTCTGTGAAGATGGACAGCTTTCTTAATGCATTTTGGGGTTTGACACCGAAGCTCATGGTAGTTACCGAACAAGATTCCAACCATAATGGCTCCACTCTAATGGAGAGGCTATTCGAAGCTTTATACTCGTATGCTGCATTGTTTGATTGCTTGGAGTCTACGATGTCAAGAAATTCATTAGAAAGAATGAAGGTAGAGAAAATGCTATTTGGGGAGGAAATTAAAAACATTATAGCTTGTGAGGGATCTGAGAGGAAAGAAAGACATGAAAAACTTGAGAAGTGGATTCAAAGGCTCGATTTAGCTGGCTTTGGAAATGTACCTTTGAGCTATTATGGTATGCTTCAGGCAAGGAAGTTGTTGCAGGGTTATGGTTGTGATGGATATAGGATCAGGGAAGAGAATGGCTGTGTGTTGATGTCGTGGCAAGATCGACCCCTATTTTCTGTCTCAGCTTGGGGATGCAGGAAGTAG